Within the Halomonas sp. HL-93 genome, the region CCACACCTGCGCCCCTTGGTGATCAGGGTTATCCAGCCTGCCTTCTTTACCGCGAATCGTGGCCTCGTTGGCTGCGTCATTCAGCGCAACGCCGAAGTGCGGCATCAGGCCAATTACTTGGCGACGTACCTGTGGTGAGTTTTCGCCGATACCGCCGGTGAAAATGACACCATCCAACTGGGGCAGCGCACAGGAAAGCCCCGCCAGTGATTTAGCAATACGGTAGCAGAATACTTCCAGCGCCAGAGTGGCGCCTGTATGGCCCTGGGCGGCGGCCTGTTCTATTTCACGCATATCGTTGGTTAGGCCGGAAAGCCCCAGTAGCCCGCTTTGTTTATTCAGTACCTTGTCGATTTCATCCAGCGACCAGCCAAGCTGGCGATGCAAATGCGCGTGCAGGCCGGGGTCGACATCGCCGCTGCGCGTGCCCATTACCACCCCTTCCAATGGTGTTAATCCCATGCTGGTATCCAGGCTTTGGTTCTGCCACACGGCGCTGGTCGAGCAGCCGTTGCCCAGGTGCGCGGTCAGCCAGCCGCCAGCACCCCGGTCGCTCAGTTCACCGGCGCGCTGGCTAACGAAGGCGTGACTGGTGCCATGAAAGCCGTAGCGGCGAATGCCGTGCTCGGTGTAAAGCGCCTCGGGCAGCGCATAGCGGTAGGCGCGCGGCGGCAGCGTTTGATGAAAAGCGGTATCAAACACGGCGACCTGGGGAAGCGATGGAAAGACTTGTTGTGTGGCGGTAATACCGGTCAGGTTGGCCGGGTTATGTAACGGCGCGAGGGCGGCGGTACTTTCAATAGCGGCGATAACGTGTTCATCAATCAGGGCTGCCTGGGTAAAATGCTCGCCCCCGTGGACAATACGGTGACCAACAGCATTAGGCAGGCGGCCTTCCAAACAGTCTAGAATGGCGCTTATTGCCTGGGCATGGTCGGCGCCGGGCAACGACTTGGTAAAACGCTCACCGGCGCTGTCGTTTCCTTTAAGGCGTGCTTCGGGGCTGCCCAGGCGCTCAGCAATGCCGTCAAGACGCGCTGCCTTTGGGTCTGCATCAATAAGGGCATATTTAATTGAGGAGGAGCCGCAGTTAATGACCAATACCGATGCGTTCATAAAGGGCCTTTTTGACAAAGAGATAAAGTAAAAAGTTAGACCTTAGTATAACATGTAGCAATACTGACCATCAGTTCGTTAATCTCGTTAGCCTTCTAGCTAAAATCTCGGCATGCTAGGCAATGCCGTTACTGCTTTCCATCATCACAAAAAGAGCCCGCTGTTACTATGCAACCCCCTGCGCTCCCGTCTTTTCTTCCACGCCATCTTGCTATCCTATTATTAATGACGGTGGCGACGATGTTCGCGGCCAACCATGTCTCGGCCAGGTTAGCGTTCGATAATGGTACCGGGCTACTACTGGCGGTGCTGACCCGTTCCGGGGTGGCCTGTTTGATCCTGCTGTGCTTGGTGGTCGCTCAAAAAAAGCGTCTCTGGCTGCCGCCGGGTACTTGGCGGTGGCAGCTCGCCGTCGGGCTTTGCATCACAGTGCAGAGCGTTTGCTTGTACTCCGCCGTGGCGCGGTTGCCGGTGGTGATTGCCTTGCTGCTAGTCAACACCTTCCCGATCCAACTGGCGCTGCTCAGTTGGGCATTAGGCGGGCCGCGACCAACGCTGCGCAGCTGCTTGATAATGGGCACAATTTTGATCGGCCTACTTGTGGTGCTCGATATACCCGCATGGTTTGCCAGTGCTGAGGGTATGGGCCCAGGCTGGTTGGCGGGTATCGGCTTTGGTTTAACGGCGGCGTTTGCCTTCGCCTGCGCGCTTTGGACCACCGAGCATAGGCTGGCAGGGGTAGGAAGTACCTTACGTAGCTTGCTTACGATGCAAACAGTGTTCATTGCCATGATCATAGGCGGCTTAGCTGGCGTGGTCCCAGGAGGTATGAGCCTGCCGGAAAACAGTCAAGGCTGGATTGGACTCACACTATTGGCAGTGTTGTATGGTTCGGCCTTTTCGATGCTGTTTATTTTTGTGCCCCGCTTGGATATGGCGCGCAACGCACCGGTGATGAACATCGAGCCCGTCGCCTCGTTAGTGATTGGTTACTTCGTCTTGGGCCAAATGCTCAGCCCTAGCCAGCTAGTCGGCGGGGCGGTGGTTGTGGGTGGAATTGTGGTGTTGAGTCTCTCCAAACAACGGTAAATTTGTTAGCGTGCTAATTAAATGATAAGCTAGTGATGTCATTAACACGCTAATGAGTTCCGCATGTCCCCCGAACAACGCTTTGCCCGCTGGGTAAAGGTGGCGATTGCCGCCTTTATCCTTGTATTTTTATATTTCCTCATCGCCGATAGCTTTATGCCCATCACTCCGGAAGCGCGGGTGATGCGCCCGGTGACGCACATTGCGCCTGAACTGAGCGCGCCTGTTAAAGAAGTTGTGGTGCGCGACCACCAACAGGTCGCAGAAGGGGACGTACTTTTCCGCTTAGACGCTGCGCCTTTTCGCGTGGCCTTGCAACAGGCGCAGCTGGATCGCGAACAAGCCCAGCAAGACAATGCCCGCTTAAAAGCTGAACTAGCCGCGGCGCGTGCCTCCCTGATGTCGGCAGAGGCGACGGCAGAGGAACGCCGCGGCGAACGTCGTCGTGGGGAAGCGCTGCTCGCACGGCAGAGCCTTTCTCGCCAGCAGTACGATCAGCAGGTTGCCGCCGAGCATACGGCGCAGTCGGCGGTGGCCTCGGCCCAGGCAGACATCGAAAGCTTGCAAGTGCAGTTGGGTGAAGAAGGCGAGGCCAATTTGCGCTTACGCAAGGCTGATAACGCCCTGAAAAAAGCACAGCTGGATATGGCGCATACCAACGTCCGAGCGGCCGAGTCGGGGGTGATAACCAACCTACAATTGCAGGCGGGCGACTATGTGCAGGCCGGTCAGCCGGCGTTGGCATTAGTGGCTGATAAGATGGATATTATTGCCGACTTCCGGGAAAAAAGTCTCCGCCATGTGAGCTTGGGCGACTCGGTCAAGGTCGTGCTGGACGGCTGGCCGGGGCAGGTGTTTGAGGGCAAGGTCAGCGCCTTTGATGCAGGCGTCGGCGAAGGGCAAATCGCCCCGAACGGCCAACTGGCGGATATTCCGACAACGGATCGCTGGGTGCGCGATGCCCAGCGTCTGCGACTCCACGTGGCGCTAAACAAATCACTATCTGCGTTACCCGCCAGTGGTGCTCGAGCCACCGTGCAGTTGGTGCCGGGAGATCACCTGCTGGCTAAACCGTTTGCTGCACTGCAGGCGCGTTTAATCAGCTGGCTTCATATGGTGTATTGAGTATGGCGTTCAATAAACGTTTGGAGCGCAAGCGTGCCGTCGCCATAGAGACAACTGCTCAGCGACCCGCCGGGTTAACGGAGAACGGCCTGCGCCAATGCTTGCGAATCGCGGGTGGAGGCTCACTGGGTTTTATTATCAGCCAGTTGATGGGCTGGAATTACGGCGTGTTCTTCACCGTTTTCCCGATGTTTTTACTGGGCATGGTGCCCATCTTGAACGGCCATATCGTGCGACAGTTTCTGGCTAACGTCTCGATCAACGTGCTCGAAGTCAGTTTGGTCGTAGGGCTGCTCAAGCATATGCCCGTAGTGATGACGCTGGTGGTGCTGGCGATCTTCTCGTTTCGCTTTTATCTCATGGCCAAAGGCCCGCTGTTTTTGTTTGGGGCCAACGGCGTACTCACACTAAGTATTCTGCTGCACTTTGCCAGTTACCCAAGCGTCGATTTGAGCGATTTGCTGGCCAGCAATATGGTCGCCAGTGGGCTTGCCGTGTTGATTGCCATGCTGATGCACACCTTGTTTCCCGATGTGGAACCTCGCAACCCACCGCCTAGAGGCGCAAAGCCCGCTGCGCAAATTCGCCATGAAACCCTGATGGGCGGGATCACCGCGACGCTCTCCTTTGTGGTGTTCCAGGTGTTTGATTTGCAGGGCTCGCTGTCGGCCCAGATGGCGACCATTCTGGTGCTGTTCTCACTGGGATATGGCGGTGCCAAAGTATCTGCTGGCAAACGCGCGGTGGGCACGCTATTGGGCTGCAATCTGGCGCTTGCCATGCAGCTGGTGCTGTACACCCAGAGCCATCATTTTTTACTGGTGATGCTGCTCTACTGGCTGGGCCTTATGCTGTTTGCAAGGGAGCATATTCTGGAAGGCGGCGGTTCGGGTATTGGCTTTGGCGGGCTAACCACGCTGGGTATTTTATTTGGCCAGTCCCTCGGGCCCCAGCAGGATCTCGTTTACAGCGCGCTCTATCGTTTTTCGTCAATGAGCGTAGCGCTACTGGTGACGCTGTTGGTGATGGCGTGCTTGCACTTCATTCTTAATCGCTTTGCGCCTACACGCTTACCTAGTGCAGCAGCCTAAAAGAAGTTGAGGCAATTTTGCCGATAACGACTACGCTGATGACTAACCCACGCATGAAGTAAGCATTCACTACAGGCGTGGTATTACCCCACTAACGGATTAGAGGTGTTTGTCATGGCAAATGGTAAAGAAGACAAAGCAAAAGGCGCTGCCAACAAGGCTGCCGGTAAAGTGAAAGAAGCGGCGGGCAAAGCTACCGGCAGCGGCAAGACCGAAGCCAAAGGCAAAGCTCAACAGGCAAAGGGCGGCATCCAAAAAGGCGTGGGTGAGGCCAAGGAGAACCAAAAGAAAAAACGCTAGCCGTATAACACTGACACCAACAGGGGGCTTCGGCCCCCTGTTGACGTTTAACACCGTGAAGCTTGATCCAGCGCAATATGGCGCGTTGCCTTCTGTGCCGTAATGGTGAGGAATTTCGACTTCCCGACTGAGGAGACGTGCCATGCCTGCCATGATGAAAGCGGCCATTTTTGTCGAGCCCGGCCGCATCGAGATTGATGACAAACCCATTCCTGAGATCGGCCCCAATGATGCCTTGATGCGCGTGACCACGACGACGATCTGCGGCACCGACGTGCATATCCTCAAAGGCGAGTACCCGGTGGAGCGCGGCCTGACCATCGGCCACGAGCCGGTGGGCGTTATCGAAAAGCTGGGCGCCAACGTTCAGGGCTACCAGGAAGGCCAGCGGGTGATTGCCGGGGCGATCTGCCCGAGCTTTACCTCCTATGGCTGCCAGGACGGTTGCGCCTCGCAGGATGGCGGCCACCATAGCCACGGCTACAAGCCGATGGGCGGCTGGCGCTTTGGCAATACCATCGACGGCGCACAGGCAGAATATCTGTTGGTGCCCGATGCCCAGGCCAATCTCTCGCCGGTGCCGGATGGCCTGACCGACGAACAAGTGCTGATGTGCCCAGATATTATGTCGACCGGCTTTGCCGGTGCCGAAGCCGGGGGTATCAAAATCGGTGACACGGTAGTGGTCTTCGCCCAAGGCCCGATTGGCCTTTGCGCGACGGCGGGGGCGAGGCTGCGAGGCGCAGGGATGATCATTGCGGTAGACGGCGTGGATGAACGCTTGGCTATCGCCAAGCAGATGGGCGCCGACGTAACGCTGGATTTCCGTAAGGTCGACGTAGTGGATGAAATCCTCAAGCTCACCGGTGGGCGCGGTGTCGACGTTGCCATCGAAGCCCTCGGCCTGCAGCAGACCTTCGAGTCTGCCCTGCGCGTACTAAAACCCGGCGGAACGCTATCCAGCCTCGGCGTTTACTCTGAAGACCTGACGATTCCGCTGGGTGCCTTCTGCGCGGGCCTGGGTGACCACAAGATCATTACCTCGCTGTGCCCCGGCGGCAAAGAGCGCATGCGTCGGCTGATGAGCATCATCGCCGCCGGTCGGTTGGATCTTGGCCCCATGGTCACCCACCGCTACGCGCTTGAGAACATCGTCGATGCCTATGATCTCTTCTCCCATCAGCGCGACGGCGTGCTGAAAGTAGCACTTGAGGTTTCCTGAGTATCAGGCACCGCATAAAACAACGAGGCTATTAAACGAAAAACCCGCTAACGGTCATCTGTATAACCGTCAGCGGGTTTTATTGCTGGCGGCAATAGCCGCTAGGTCTTATTCCAATTCCGCCGAAAAACTCATTTCGACCCCTGCATCATCGACTCGGAGCCAGTACTCCATATTCTTGTAGATATCAGCATACTGCCTGACGGCGTCAATATCAGACGCTGACACCTCGTCGGAAGAAACCTGCTCCATGACATCGGCCAGCGAATGATAAAACTCACTAGTCAGGTGACCATGAAGCAGTAGGTCTTGCTCTGAAGCAGGGGCTTCCAGCGCTTTCTGCAGTGAGGCCGGGTCGCTGATGTCAGCGCCCAGGGCAATGGCATTGTTAGACATAGCAGCATGCAGTGCCGGTGTTTCTGGAGGTAGCATCATGCTTTCGATTTGCTTGGCGTCTCCGCCTGGTTCAAGTTCCAGAGCCCCTAGTTCAGGCACGAAGGCGCTTGCGGTAGTCACCAGCCCCATAGGGTTCGGGGAGGCAAGGGTCAGAATACCGCTGCCGCTGGGTTCGCCATTGGTCATTGTCAGACTGTCGATGCGAGCCCTCAAACCTGATAGCGCTGAACCAATCATCATGGTGGCCGGGTTGTTCATCGCCGTGTTGATTTCGCTCCAGGCGCTGTTCAGGTCCTGCAGCTCATCACAGCTGAAGGGGTTCTGACGCACTTGCTGAGCATATTGCTGAACCGTCTGAAGCAGTAACGGTAAATTCAGGCCCATGCCGATGCTGGCCATACCGTCAGTGCTGCCGAGACCTGGAACCTGGGTCGTCAGGGCGCGCAGGTCGCTGACAATCTCTTCATCGGTTTCCAGAATGACATTCATCTCCATGCGGTCTTGGTTGTACTCACGCATGCCCATAACGAGGCCGGGGAAGCGGCTGGTGATGCGGTCAATATCAGCCTGACAGGCAGACAGATCCAATTGCTCTGCCTCAACGGCGTCCATCAATGCCTGAGTACCTGCATGGGAAGGAGAGCTGAGCTCATTAAGCAGGCGTGAAAAGTCGACCTCCCCGGCGCCATAAGGGGTAAAGTCATGGCGCTGCTCAAGTTCTGCCAGCGCGCCAGAATCTTCGAGGTTACTGTCAGGCAAATCGCTACCCAGTACCTGCGCCATCAACTCGTCACTGGCGTCCTGCGGCACGATAGATATCAGTAACTGCTGGTCAATAATGGCCAGGATCGCCTTGACCGGTGCCTCAGGTGTCAGCACCCAGTAGTCCGTGCCGTTGGTAGTGGCCGTGCTGGGAGTGATCTCTGCCTTGGTCAGGATACGCTGAAGCGTTTCGCGAAACGCTTCTTCATCCTGCAGTTGCATGCGCAACACAGGCAGGATGCCCAGCCCATAGAAGGCGACCTGGGGGCTCATCTTCAGGCCCAGGGCATGCACATCCTCCAGTGATTCAACACCTACCAGTTCTTCACCCATGGCGATTAACAGCGCCCCCAGCGCATGCTGCACTTTATCGTCTTCTAGCTCGGGCAGTGTGTCGCGCAGTTCATCCAGATCAGACTCAAGACTCGACATAGGCTGCATGCGCTGAAAGAGATCAAAGGCCTCCTGTTCAGGCATGGTGTCACTTGAGGCCATGAAGTAGGGAGAATCGGCCGGGATATAACTCAGTGTCGATGCCTCCTTGGCTGACTCTTTATCATCGCTGCAGCCGCTGAGCAGGCCTGCGCTGACCAGGGCCAGGGTAACCGCCAGGGAAAGTTGGGTTTTCATCGTGTACTCATTCCTTGAATAGTTTTGGTTTTAGATGGTTTATTGATCTAATTAATCAGCAAATGATAATAATACACTAAGTTTTCTTTATTACCTTCTCCTTAAGTAAAAAGTGACTCTCGAGATTTGTTAAGACTCAAGAGCCACATTCCATCGCTAGGCCGCTACGTTACACCTCCTGATACAGCTCGCTGCCTTTCTGACGAAACTTCTCCGCCTGCTCTTCCATGCCTTTCATCACCGCTTCCTGATCGCCGTTTAGCCCGTGTTCGTTAGCATAGTCACGCACCTCTTGGCTGATCTTCATGGAGCAGAACTTCGGCCCGCACATGGAGCAGAAGTGGGCTACCTTGGCGGAGTCCTTGGGCAGGGTCTCGTCGTGGTACTCACGGGCGGTGTCCGGGTCCAGGCCCAGGTTGAACTGGTCTTCCCAGCGGAACTCAAACCGCGCCTTGGAAAGCGCATTATCCCGCCGCTGAGCCGCCGGGTGGCCCTTGGCCAAGTCCGCTGCGTGGGCGGCAATCTTGTAGGTGATGATGCCGGTTTTAACGTCGTCTTTATTGGGCAGGCCCAGGTGCTCCTTGGGCGTCACGTAGCAGAGCATCGCACAGCCAAACCAACCGATCATCGCTGCGCCAATGCCCGAGGTAATATGGTCGTAGCCGGGGGCGATATCGGTGACCAGTGGGCCGAGGGTATAGAAGGGCGCCTCGTCGCAGTACTCCAGCTGCTTATCCATGTTCTCTTTCACCAGGTGCATGGGCACGTGGCCGGGGCCTTCGATCATCACCTGCACATCGTGCTTCCAGGCGATATGGGTCAGCTCGCCGAGGGTTTTCAGCTCCGCCATTTGCGCTTCGTCGTTGGCATCCGCCACGGAGCCGGGGCGCAGACCATCGCCCAAGGAGAACGCCACATCGTACTGCTTGCAGATCTCGCAGATGTCTTCGAAGTGGGTGTACAGGAAGCTCTCCTGGTGATGGTACAAACACCACTTGGCCATAATCGAGCCGCCGCGGCTGACTATGCCGGTGACCCGCTTGGCGGTGAGTGGCACATAGCGCAACAGTACGCCCGCGTGAATGGTGAAATAGTCCACGCCCTGTTCCGCCTGCTCAATCAGGGTGTCGCGGAACACTTCCCAGGTAAGGTCTTCGGCCACGCCTTTGACCTTTTCCAGCGCCTGATAGATGGGCACCGTGCCAATGGGCACCGGCGAGTTGCGCAAAATCCACTCGCGGGTTTCGTGGATGTTTTGCCCCGTGGAGAGATCCATGATGGTATCCGCGCCCCAGCGGATGCCCCAGGTCATCTTGTCCACCTCTTCTTCGATAGAAGAAGTCACCGCGGAGTTGCCCAGGTTGCCGTTGATCTTGACCAGGAAGTTGCGGCCAATAATCATCGGCTCGCTTTCCGGGTGGTTGATGTTATTGGGAATAATCGCCCGCCCGCGGGCTACTTCATCGCGCACAAACTCGGGTGTGATCTCTTCTGGTAGGCTGGCGCCAAAGCTCTGACCTTTATGCTGGTGGCCCAGAATGCGCTCCACTTCTTCAGACCCTAACGCCTGGCGGCGCTGGTTTTCGCGAATGGCAATAAACTCCATTTCTGGGGTGATAATGCCCTGTCGCGCGTAATAAAGCTGAGTGACGTTTTTACCCGGCTTGGCCCGCCGTGGAGTGCGGGTTAAATCAAAGCGCAGCTGGGCAAGGGTGGGGTCGTTGGCGCGGCGGTTACCGTACTCGGAGGTGGGGCCGGTGAGAAACTCGGTGTCATCGCGTTCTTCAATCCAGGCCCGGCGTAGGGCGGGTAAGCCTTTGCGTAAATCGTTGTTAGCCTCTGGGTCGGTGTAGGGGCCGGAGGTGTCGTACACCAGCAGCGGCGGGTTCTCTTCATCGATGCCGGTGGTTTTGGTCGGCGACAGTGAAATTTCCCGGAACGGCACGCGAATATCCGGCCGCGAGCCTTCCACGTAAACCTTCCTTGAGCCGGGCAGCGGCGCAATGGCGGCGGCATCGACCTGGGCGGTTTCGGCTAAAAAGTGACTGGTTCTATTGTTGACGGACTTAGTCATTACGGTCTCCATAGGTTGTTGTCGTGCTGCATCAAGCTGTCAGGTCTTGGTCTATCAGCGCTAAGCCCATCTGCCAGAAGTCGATTTCCAGGCGGGTGGCATCGCGGAAAATTTTGCTGAGTTCAGCAAAGCGGGCGGGGGGGACATCGGCTAAGCGGGTATTGAGCCATTCAAGCTCTGCGTGCATGGCGGCCTGAAACTCGTCGCCTTCGTACATGGCGATCCAGGCGTCATAGGGGTTTCGCTCGCCGCGTAAAGTAGATGGCTGGGCGTTTAGCCAGTTGGCGATCTCGCCATAGCCCACCAGGCAGGGGGCCATCGCCACGTGTAAATCCAGCAGGTCGCCACGGTTGCCGGTATCCAATACATAGCGGGTGTAGGCAAGCGTCGCCCTGGCTTCGGGAAGCGCTTCCAATTCCTGTTCGGAAATCCCCCACGCCTGGCAAAAGCCCACGTGCAGACCCAACTCGACATCCACAATGGCTTTCAAGCCTTCATGGGCCTGGCGAAGATCGGCAAGGGTAGGGCTTTTATAGGCCGCCAGCGCGTAGGCACGGGCGAAGTGAATCAAAAACAGGTAGTCCTGCTTCAGGTAGTGGCGAAACGACGCTTCAGGCAGCGTGGCGTTGCCCAACTGGCGCACAAAATCGTGCTCGATATAGGCGCGCCAATCGTTATGGCAGGCGGTGGTGAGATCAGTAAAGCGGTAGCCCATGATGCCTCCGGTAGTAATGATCCGGAAGGCAGGCGGGCGAGATCGAGGAAATGGCGCGGAAGGTGGCGTGCGATCGTAAGAGAGAGCTAGCCATGGCCATCGCTTGATCCCTACGCCGGTACCCGTGCTGCTCGTTATGTTAAGCAGCACATTAGCCGGATCAGGTTCAGCGGGACCAGCGCTCGGCAGCAAAAAATGCTCGCCCTGCGCCATCTCAGCCGGATATCACCGGCACCCCGTCAAGCTGTTCGTTGGTGGAGTGTAGGAGGCGGGTGGGGGAGATGCAAGGGGAGGGAGATGGAGAATCGTTCGGGATACGAATTTTAGGTATACTGCCAAAATTGGCTTTGCTAACAGAAGAATCAATGGGGTAGAGTCGAATTAGGTGGCTGCAAAATCTTAATCAAGGCACCGTCGCGTTCATTAAGGTTTTGCTGCGGGGCGTAGAATCACTGTTAGCTGTACAAGGATGACGATGAGCACATCTACTAAATTAGATAATCCCGAGATTGCGGGGGAAATAAATACAAATTCAATGCGAGTTTTATATATCGAAATGTACTTCGATAATGCAAAACTCTCTTCCGGTACAGCATTCTTTATCAACTCTAAAAAAGGCCCTGTTTTCATAACCAACAGGCACAACATAACTGGGAGACACCAAGAAACAGGAGAGCCTCTTAATAAAAATCTTGGCATTCCCAATAATATTCGATTTCAGATAATTGGCTCTCATGAACCTGTTTGGTATGCATTTGATTTGTATGCTGACAATGAAATGGAGTGCCCTGTATGGGTAGAGCATCCGGAATTTGGAGCTTCAGTTGATGTGGTTGCAGTACCTATATCCGAAATAAGTAATGCCATTCATCACTTCGTTGAAACTAAAGAAGATTGGCATAAGTGGCGCATAGCGGATCAAGTTCATGTATTGGGTTTTCCATTTGGTATGAATGAAAATTTTGCCATTTGGTCAACTGGTTACATTGCCTCAGAACCAGATACAAATTATAAAAAACTCCCTAGTTTCCTAATTGACTGCCGGGCTCGGCCTGGGCAATCTGGATCTTTGGTCATCGCCAGATTTAAAGTAGGCGATATAGTTGATCACAAAGGAAAGCAGTATCAGGCAAAAAAAGAAATGGTACATTTTTTAGGAATATATAGTGGTAGAATCAATTCTGAGTCTGATTTAGGTATCGTCTGGAAAATGGAAATATTGAGAGACTTTCTTGCTGAAATTGAATCGAGAGATGATCTTATTCAAATTAATTGCGCATATAATCGGCTTCGTAATGAGTCTTGAGCAAGCGACATCACCCCCTGATTGAGTAGCGCTACACTTTAGAGTCCGATCCTATGGGTAAGGAGATTGGACATGAAGAAGCGTTTCAGCGAAGAACAGATCATTGGTTTCCTGGGCGAAGCCGAAGCGGGGCTGCCCATCAAAGAGCTATGCCGTCGGCACGGTTTCTCAGAAGCCAGTTACTATCTATGGCGGAGCAAGTTTGGCGGCATGAGCGTCCCCGATGCCAAGCGACTCAAAGAACTCGAAGCCGAAAATGGACGCTTGAAAAAGCTGCTCGCAGAGTCGCTACTGGAAATGGAGGTCACTCGCGAGGCGCTGAGAAAAAAGTGGTGAGCGCCCCGGCACGCCGAGACGTGGTGCGCTTTATGGTGTCACGTGGCCTGAGTGAGCGCAGAGCGCTCCGTGTCATTCGTATGAGTGCCAGTGCATTGCGCTACCAGCCGGCCCCTGACCGCAATGAGACATTGCGTGAACGCATTGTTGCCTTGGCACACCGGCATCGCCGCTATGGCGCTGGCATGATCTACCTGAAGCTGCGTCAGGCCGGAGAACCGGTCAATCACAAGCGTGTTGAGCGTCTGTATGCGGAAGCTCGCTTGCAGGTGAAGCGTCGCAAGCGCAAGAAGGTTCCCATGTCTGAGCGAAAGCCACTTGGTCGCCCTGGGGCTGCCAATCAGGTCTGGTCAATGGATTTTGTGTTTGACCGGACGGCAGACGGACGAGTGATAAAGAGCCTCACGGTTGTCGATGACGCCACCCATGAAGCCGTGGCGATCGTGCCTGAACGTGCCATTAGCGGACTGTTTTTAACACGTATTCTGGATCACCTGGCCCTACAACGTGGCCTACCGAGCGCCATTCGTACGGATAATGGAAAGGAGTTCTGTGGGCGCGCCATGCTGTCATGGGCGCATCTACGTGGCGTTGCCCTGTTTTTAATCGAACCTGGAAAACCCAACCAAAACGCCTACATCGAATCGTTCAATGGGCGCTTTCGAGATGAATGCCTAAATGAGCATTGGTTCACCAGCCTTCAACACGCCCAGGCTGTCATCGAGGCATGGCGGCGGGAGTACAACGAAGAAAGACCGAAGAAGAGTCTTGGAGGGCTGACACCGT harbors:
- a CDS encoding trypsin-like peptidase domain-containing protein codes for the protein MSTSTKLDNPEIAGEINTNSMRVLYIEMYFDNAKLSSGTAFFINSKKGPVFITNRHNITGRHQETGEPLNKNLGIPNNIRFQIIGSHEPVWYAFDLYADNEMECPVWVEHPEFGASVDVVAVPISEISNAIHHFVETKEDWHKWRIADQVHVLGFPFGMNENFAIWSTGYIASEPDTNYKKLPSFLIDCRARPGQSGSLVIARFKVGDIVDHKGKQYQAKKEMVHFLGIYSGRINSESDLGIVWKMEILRDFLAEIESRDDLIQINCAYNRLRNES
- a CDS encoding IS3 family transposase — its product is MAEQVWRHERPRCQATQRTRSRKWTLEKAARRVATGNGGHSRGAEKKVVSAPARRDVVRFMVSRGLSERRALRVIRMSASALRYQPAPDRNETLRERIVALAHRHRRYGAGMIYLKLRQAGEPVNHKRVERLYAEARLQVKRRKRKKVPMSERKPLGRPGAANQVWSMDFVFDRTADGRVIKSLTVVDDATHEAVAIVPERAISGLFLTRILDHLALQRGLPSAIRTDNGKEFCGRAMLSWAHLRGVALFLIEPGKPNQNAYIESFNGRFRDECLNEHWFTSLQHAQAVIEAWRREYNEERPKKSLGGLTPSAYAEQLVVKHDKVISDSKPGCY